A stretch of Anoplopoma fimbria isolate UVic2021 breed Golden Eagle Sablefish chromosome 4, Afim_UVic_2022, whole genome shotgun sequence DNA encodes these proteins:
- the mospd1 gene encoding motile sperm domain-containing protein 1 has translation MQQQQHRQPELVEGSLPVFVFPTELIFYADEQTSHKQVLTLYNPYEFALKFKVLCTAPNKYTVVDATGAVKPQCCVDIVIRHRDVRACHYGVYDKFRLQVSEQSQRKALGRKEVSATLRPSASQEPPSPRPQDEERRIKEQFADSEFFEQTAIQTESRPVAGGPSLLTVLLGLVCMAALMLPTLGEQDSTVPLYLHLSVNKKLVAAYVLGLLTMVILRT, from the exons atgcagcagcagcagcatcgaCAGCCTGAGCTGGTGGAAGGAAGCCTTCCCGTGTTCGTGTTCCCCACTGAGCTCATCTTCTACGCTGATGAGCAGACGTCCCACAAGCAGGTGCTCACCCTGTACAACCCCTATGAGTTCGCCCTCAAGTTTAAAG TGCTGTGCACAGCGCCAAACAAATACACTGTGGTGGATGCCACCGGAGCGGTCAAGCCACAGTGTTGTGTTgacat AGTAATCAGACACAGAGATGTGCGAGCGTGCCATTATGGGGTGTACGACAAGTTCCGACTGCAGGTGTCGGAGCAGAGTCAGCGGAAAGCCCTGGGCCGCAAAGAGGTGTCGGCCACGCTCCGGCCCTCAGCCTCGCAGGAGCCGCCCAGCCCACGGCCCCAAGATGAGGAACGCAGAATCAAAGAGCAGTTTGCAGACAGCGAGTTTTTTGAGCAGACTGCAATTCAGACAG AGAGCCGTCCTGTTGCTGGGGGCCCCAGCCTGCTGACGGTGCTGCTTGGGCTGGTGTGTATGGCTGCCCTGATGCTCCCGACCCTGGGGGAGCAAGACTCTACTGTGCCTCTCTACCTCCACTTAAGTGTTAACAAGAAACTTGTAGCTGCTTATGTTCTCG GTCTTCTTACAATGGTCATCCTACGCACATGA
- the pabir2 gene encoding protein FAM122B, translating to MNWWRAASASNMNNSEVLPQEKMELDLEIPSSLVHTDGHLRRSNSAPMINGLSDNSQVFQREVLRSRRNSTTVVNRPNMVPSSPIRVPSTRLHQIKQEEGVDVMNRETAHEREVQAAMQISQSWEESLSLSDNDLEKSASSSPKRVDFVPVSPAPSPTRGIGKKQCFSPSLQILVSSNGLSPSPIPSPTRRFSRRSQSPINCIRASILGPMKRKGEMETESQPKRLFQGTTTMLSSDVSHISELRSCHSPELLDGSLSSVGSSTDSPGKMEGVSPSSSSNSPFASLQDLSPK from the exons ATGAATTGGTGGCGGGCAGCGTCAGCTAGCAACATGAACAATTCAGAAGTCCTGCCACAAGAGAAGATGGAGCTGGATCTGGAAATCCCATCTTCTCTTGTGCACACCGATGGACACTTGAGGCGATCCAACAGTGCACCCATGATAAATGGCTTAAG TGATAACTCCCAAGTGTTCCAGAGAGAGGTTCTGCGGAGCCGGAGAAATAGCACTACAGTTGTCAACAGGCCGAACATG GTCCCTTCATCGCCTATTCGAGTCCCAAGCACCAGACTTCACCAGATAAAACAA GAGGAGGGTGTAGATGTGATGAACAGAGAAACGGCTCATGAGCG ggAGGTTCAAGCCGCCATGCAAATCAGCCAGTCCTGGGAAGAAAGTCTCAGTCTG AGTGACAATGATTTGGAGAAGTCGGCATCTTCGTCTCCAAAGCGCGTCGACTTTGTTCCTGTGTCGCCTGCACCATCTCCAACCAGAGGGATAGGAAAAAAG CAATGTTTCTCTCCGTCACTACAAATCCTTGTGAGCAGCAATGGCTTATCACCCAGCCCAATACCCAGCCCAACGCGACGCTTCAG CCGACGGAGTCAAAGCCCAATCAACTGCATCAGAGCCAGCATACTTGGGCCAATGAAACGCAAAG gtgagatggagacagagagtcaACCAAAGAGGCTCTTCCAGGGCACCACCACCATGCTGTCCTCTGATGTCTCCCACATCTCAGAGCTCCGTTCCTG CCACTCTCCAGAGTTGCTGGATGGCAGCCTCAGCAGCGTCGGATCCTCCACAGACTCACCAGGCAAAATGGAGGGAGTGTCGCCTTCATCGTCCAGCAACTCGCCCTTCGCTTCCCTCCAGGATTTGTCCCCAAAGTGA
- the hprt1 gene encoding hypoxanthine-guanine phosphoribosyltransferase has product MAGTDADMATSSPCVVISDDEQGYDLDLFCIPKHYATDLDRVYIPHGLILDRTERLAREIMKEMGGHHIVALCVLKGGYKFFADLLDYIKALNRNSDRSIPMTVDFIRLKSYCNDQSTGEIKVIGGDDLSTLTGKNVLIVEDIIDTGKTMKTLLQLLKQFNPKMVKVASLLVKRTPRSVGYRPDFVGFEVPDKFVVGYALDYNEYFRDLNHICVISESGKEKYKA; this is encoded by the exons ATCAGTGATGATGAGCAGGGGTATGACCTGGACCTCTTCTGCATACCAAAGCACTATGCCACTGACCTGGATAGGGTCTACATCCCACATGGACTCATCTTGGACAG GACAGAGAGACTGGCCAGAGAGATAATGAAGGAAATGGGGGGGCACCACATCGTGGCCCTGTGTGTTCTCAAAGGAGGCTACAAGTTCTTTGCAGACCTTCTAGATTACATCAAGGCCCTGAACAGGAACAGTGACCGCTCTATCCCAATGACCGTGGACTTCATCCGCCTCAAGAGCtactgt AACGACCAGTCAACAGGAGAAATCAAAGTGATCGGTGGAGATGACCTGTCTACATTGACAGGAAAG aACGTCTTGATCGTGGAG GATATTATTGACACAGGGAAGACAATGAAGACGTTATTGCAGCTCCTCAAACAGTTCAATCCCAAAATGGTTAAAGTAGCAAG TCTGTTGGTGAAGAGAACACCAAGAAGCGTTGGCTACCGACCCGACT TTGTAGGATTCGAGGTGCCTGACAAATTTGTGGTGGGATATGCGCTAGACTACAACGAGTACTTTAGGGATCTAAAT CATATCTGCGTCATTAGTGAATCAGGAAAGGAGAAATACAAGGCATGA